AAATTCAAAAACCAGGGCTCTTAATTCAACTTATAaaactcattattttatttctaaacttaATTATGTCGATTTAAAAATACTCAATTTAAATTTAAGTAGATTTAAAATTAACCTACTgaattttaacattttcctttaaagtggcctttttttcatatttagtgtCACTCATAAACTTAATTAAACTTcacttagattttatttttaattaggatATAGTTAATccacagtgctgtgttagtttcaggcatgcagcaaagtgagtcagttatacatttacatttattcactcttttttagattattttcccatataggctattacagaatattgaggagAGTTCCTTGTACTATGCAACAGGTTCttgttagttatttattttacacatagtgatatgtatatgtcaatcccaatttcccaatttattcCCCCCTCACCCCCGATAACTGtaactttgttttctacatctgtgactcttcctgttttgtaactaagttcatttgtactctttttttttagatttcacatatagcaggaatcatatatttgtctttctgtgcctgacttacttcactcagtatggcaatctctaggtcaatccatggcactgcaattaaatattttaaatttaatattctcTCTACTTAATGCTTCTAACTAGTAAAACTTAACCTAATGTTTAGACAATGATGAATCtaataaattaaaatggaaaattctgcaaCTCTTAAGTTCTCTTATACATTTCAGTGCTTTTTACAAACTTTGTAAACCTATCttagcttttcagtttaataaaATCACAACtctaaaattaaacattcagttttacattttaagtTGGAGTCATGAGGCTAATATATCAGATCCTCTAATTAGTCAAATGATCTTAACTAtgacaaatattaaatatttaaaacatgaaacaTACACAATCACTCCCAAAGTTTAGGCAAAATAATTACTTTATTGGTTGTTAGTTCATTATTTCTATATGTAAGAGGCAAATAAGCTTTATCATCCAAGCAATTTGGGGCTATTATTACAagcaaattgatttaaaaattccAAACAAACAGGATTATCTGCTTAGTGACTGATATCAAACATAAAATTTTTGACCAAAACATCTCTAGAGCAGCCAACACCTAGAATAGTTTTTCTTGCAACACTGAGGCTATTTGTACCCTGTTTTATGGTCACCTTGAAATTAAAGGCTTCATCCTTACTTTTCCCAAGTGAAATAGTTTTATAGCCTCTATCCCCTAGGTTCAAGTTGTGCATGCTtaatcgcttagtcatgtctgactctttgcaaccccatggactgtatagtctgccaggctcctctgtccatggggattccccaggcaagaatactggagtgggttgccatgccatcctccagggggtcttcccaacccagggattgaacacaggtctcctgcattgcaggcagattcttcactgtctgagccaccagggaagccaaagaatactggagtaggtagcctattccttctccaggggctcttcccgacccagaaattgaaccagagtctgaattctttaccagctaagctaccagggattCAAGTTATATATTACCAAATATTCAAGGTTgtattcaatttatttatttactgcttaattctatcttttattcttttcataatttccttttctctaggGACATAATTCTCatagatatttttataatatccAGTTACACTGTCTGTATCTTGTTTCCTGTGTCATGTTAGTGATAGTACATTTTTACCATCACTGCCACTCTCCTTCAGGTTACCCTACATGTGATAGGAAAGGCCTGGGCAAAGGACATATTTCACAGGTCCCTAGAGTAAACATTTTAATGCTTCCCTCCCTTCTTGGGCCCTGCTCTTGGGTAATATGCCTTAGCCTGTGAAGGACCAGTATGAGATGACTTGTGTTGAGTAGGTCTGGGCTGAGAAGGTTTAGATTGGGAGGACTGGGGCTGGCATGGCTTGGGCTGAGTGGGTTTGGATGGAGAACTTTCAGCTCGGGGGGCCTGGTGCTGAGTGGGTTTGGTTTGAGTGGGTTTGGGCTGAAAGGGCACAGGTTGGGAGGGTTTGGGTTGGGACTGCTTGACCTTGGGTGACTTGGGCTGATTTGATTTTAATTGAGAGCTGGGCAAATACATGCTGTGGGACATAGGATGGAATTCCATTTGGAAAGATGGATTTGAAGGCCCACCTTGTGTCTTCAGCTTAGCTCCTTGCTGAGAGGCAATCCTTCTTGGTTTTTGTGTGGCTCCTGCTGCTTGAAAGGCTTGATGGTGAGGATTTACAATATGGGGTTTTGTTCTCATGAATGTTCTAACTGTCTCTGTTGGCCTTGTTCCCCAGGCACTGACTTGCCCAGGCTTCCCAACTGCTCCTGCTGGCCGTGAACCCAGGGAATGGAGgtgacttccctgggagtccactTTCCCAGACCTTTCAAGGGTTCCCATCATCTGTGGTCTCTGAGGCCAGGCCGGTATATGCTGAGAAATGGGTCTTGGTGGTCTCCCAAAAGTTCTACCCATGTGATGTCTCCAAGGAGGTCCTGAGAATCTCATAAATGTTTCACCTGAATAATATCTCTGGGGCTGGAAATACTGAATTCCAAAACGTTTGCCTGGACTATGTGCCCTTGTATTCTGAAAGGGCCAAGGATGGAAACTCTTAGGGCTCTGCTGTAACCAAAAGCGGGAGCCCATAGCCCAAGGGGCTTTCAAAGAACCACGGTTAAAGTTACCTCCAACTCTGGCTGGTAAAGGACGGAAGTTTCTCAGAGGaggaatgaatactggagtgagatggaAATTCTGATGATTTGGGCTGATCTGACAACTAGTCTCAGACATCTTAGCAGGGCTTTCAGATGAGTTTTCTGACTGACTGTGTCTTTGTGATCCCTCATCTTCAGCTGTTCCAGTCAAGTTATCACTAGGGGAAACTTGAATCCCTTGAATGTTCTCAAAGTCTTGGTCTACCTGTATCCCCAACTCTCTGGCCAGGGGGGCCATGTCTTCCACAGACACACATCTGAGTGAAGAGGACATCACTTCTTGGAGGGCGGCTTGAAGACCCTCCATgttccttcctctctgccccgcttcctcctcctcccaaaaCAGTAGCTGTGATGGCTTCAACTTCAAGACCCTCTGGAAAACCTGAGCCTCTTCACTCTCCCTGGCCTGGGGACTGAGGACAAAGTAGCATCTTTCAATGGCAGCTTCTCCTAAAAACATTAGCAAGTCCCATTCCTTCTCACCTAGGCAGTCAGTGAAAAAAAACACAGCTGAGGAAACCTCCATCAAGAAACCAAACTGTGTCCAAAAACTTTCTAGATCTCCACGAAGGTTGGCCACAGCAACAGGCTTCTGGGGGAAACTGGGGTTTTCACTTAAACTGCTGCTATCAGGAAAACACCATGTTATCTCCACCAGGCCATCAGAGATCTGCCGGGGAAGCACCTGAACAGGCAAGTCCTGATGAAGAAAGATTTTGTGTGATTTCAGATGGGCAGGGCTGAGCAGGGCATTGAGGATTCTGGACTTGGAAAAGCTACAGTATCCTAGACGCACAAAAGAGATGACAGGCATCTTCATGAGAGTCAGAAGCTTTTCTGTATCCCCTGTAGGCCCTCCTGAAGACTGTGTTGACTGCTCCTTCACAATGTCCTTCATGGCCCCTAACATTAAAatgcttctgttgttttctgcatCTGGCAGTAGCAGGGGAAGAGCAAACCAGCAATGATACATGTTTGACATGACTTCACGTTGCAAAGAGCTGTCTGAAGACAGCAAAGAGGCACAAAGGACATCCAGGGGATTAATGGTTTCTGTTTCTCTAATTTCCAAGTTCTCTACTCCAGTCAGCAATTCCCCTTTGCTCTCTTCACCCAGAACCTTGGGTCTGAGGACTGAATCTCTGGCTGTCACATCCAGTGCTTGAACTTTCATCAGGAAGTTCCAAGCCAAGTCACTCGGAGTCTCAGGCACCCACGTACATCCTCGGTCTAAGGAGAATTGTTTCACGAAGTCTGACCGAAGCTTTCTGCTTGTGTCCAGGTTCAAACAGGACAGGACatctttaaacacattttttctttctgtaggaAAAAAAGATATAGTCAGTGAATGTCATGCTCAGCATCTGAGCTTTCttcactgacttttaaaattaagtaattgatattttctttgaaaaaaaagaaaagatgatccACCATCTGTCTGTTctttttgtggttgagtaatattcaattgtatatatgttctacaacttctttatccattaatctgttgatGGAGGAGGGATGGAATGCTGTGGGAGATGGAAGGttggttcaaaagggaggggacatatgtacatgtatggttCATTCATGTagatgtatggtagaaaccaatacaatatgataaagcgattatcctccaacttaaaataaatttttaaaaaagattaaacaagtaaagtgaaagtgctgTTTCATCAGTCTGCCAAGTCTACTTTCCTTCTAAGAGATATGTCAATATGGTATGGtatgtttccttctcttcctttttcagtaCAAGTACATAAGTATGCTTGCATATGTAGAAGTACACAGCTTGGTATAATGGATGCTATTTTATTCCATAAATGATATGATACCAAATGATTTTTCCACTTCTTTTCACTCAGTGGTATTCCTTGCAAATTCTTCCAAATAAGTACATACAGAGAACtacttaattcattttattaatccATTGTACTTAATGGTTTGGATGGACCACTATTTATTTAACCATTGTCTACCGATGATCATTCAGGTTTTCGAATTTTTTGGTTGTGTTCATATGCAGTAATGAAAAAGCCTGTTAATGCTACTTTATACATATGTAAAAGGAATTCTCTAAGTCGATACTGATTTATATTAAATGTTAACTCTTGTTAAAGTTTGGAGAAATGGAAGAGTTTGTCTTCTCAGAATTTACATGTTGTATATAATTTCTCCTGATGTCATTTTCTAATTTATCTTCTAGCCACTTATTGAGAATACAGAGATAGTGCTaagtagagaaagaaaatcagagagcATTTTCTGCTCTCCATGGATAGTAACTTAGCATAAGCTTCTTGGATCCGTTGTAAAAATAGCCTAGAAGAAACAGTAGACATGAGAGAAAGTGTAGGTTTCAAGAATTAACAAAAGGAACTCTAAGAAATCCTTCAACAGTCTGAAAGTTGCTTGAACTGGTGTATCTGATAGGTAAGAAGGTGAGGGAGAAGTTGAGGCCAGCATGAaggatccccagaggaggaagtgaGAAGATGGATTGCAGAAAACATATAAGTTCTGCTCTTGCCTCTCCCCTGCCTATCCCCCGCTTTTCCTTAGGACAACCAACCTCTGTTCTTCAGCACAGCGACTGGTACCCACATGGCCCAAGCCAGATGCCAAATGCTGACAAGGTAATATCAGGCTACTGTGGAATAGTACAGTGATATGTCTAACAAGCACAGAGAGGAATGAAAATTAAGAAGCAATAATTTCTAGAACCAAGTAccatttttgtaaattaaaaattcatgaaaatagCCCAagcaagacaaaaagaaataactGGAGATTTTAGCTGCCACCCACTGAAATGAAACAGACTTCTTATTAATTTGAGTCCCACAGTGATCAATGGAGACCCACTCCAAGATGACCCAGATATTGGACATagaataaaagaattttaaagtagctatcttaactatttttaagaatGTACAATAATATAAACCCATAATGAATAATTTAATAGAAATTatcaggaaaaaagaagaaagcatttaaaaatttaaattcttgAACAAAAAGCATaatatctgaatttttttcaaaaatcagtagatggaatttaaaaaagactGGAAACGACAGAAGAAAAATTCACTGTACTTAGAAGCATAGTAATAGAAATGATCCAATctaaaaaataaggataaaaaaatactttaaaaaaaatgaacagagccttAGGGACCTTGGGGAAAATGTCAGAAACTCTAACATACATGTACTTGGAGTctcaaaaagagaagggggcgcAAGTGGGACAAAAAATATTTGGataaataatagctgaaaattttccaaatttggggGAGGTGTAAATTCCAAATTTAGAGATTCATAAACCCTACAtaagatgaaaacaaagaaaatcacacCTAGACACATCAGAGTTAATCACAGAAaacattttaaggaaaacatCTTGAAATCACCCAGAAGAAAAATAGCACAACACAAGAGGGAACAATGATAAAATGACAAGACTTAGCATCAGAAAGAATGGAAGCCAAATGACAGAAATGATACCCATCATttctgaaggcaaaaagataccaGTCTAAAATTCCTTACAGAAAAAATATTCTTctggattgaaggcaaaatgaagacatgtttcaagaaacaaaaaataaataaaagtcttcaGGCTAACAGGGAATAACATCAAATAAAAACTTGAACCttcaggaagaagaaagcagagaaaatgataaatttatgGGTTCCTGGACTTCCCctgctggcgctagtggtaaagcaaccacctgccaatgcaggagacataaaagacccaagtttgatcaTTGACTGATTCCAAATAGTATAAActagaagagaaagtgaaagtgaagtcgctcagtcatgccagactctttgcgaccccatggactgtagcctaccaggaagAGAGTTGATTACATAACCTGTATATGAATTGACTCTATACATTGCAGAGCAGACAGGCAATGCCTTAAGTCTTCCTGAGACTTCAACTTGAGATGcagtgatggggtgggggaggggcaggaagaaagtggcttaaaatttaacatgaCAAAAAGCATGACAATCCTTCTCTTTTGAATCAGATGTATTTGATTTccacgccccctcccccagttccTAGCTGCATAGACAAATATTACAGAGGCAAGAGACAGAGCATAgccataaattattatttaaaaaaatatttttatcctcCAGTCAACTAGAGTGGATTGGAAACCATTAGAATTATATACAGTCCTAACTGCATTATTATTGAAACTTTTCTTGACCTGTTTTCCTAAGGCTGTGTCAAATACAAATTGGCGCTTGTCAAGGGCATTTTCCATCTGCCCCTTTGGAGACTGAGTCTTGTGCTGCTGCAGCTATTGACCTTCAACATGACCTGAAGGGGGTTCAGGGTggagaatgaggcactctgtTGCTTCAGGAAGACTGGTGGAACAGGCCTTTAGatggttagatattttcaggaacagatttcatgatcccaatccttgcactTTCTCATATCCAGAAAAGCACTCagtcccttcatggtgacatcagctcctggtggctagcagaaaaccttttgtaaaataagcGCTTGATTGTGTGAACTCCTCCTTCACTGAAAATCACATacattgaccttcccccactactcctttggagcagtttctcagagctatctgaaatgctctCTCcctggctgcagtcctcattttgactcaaataaaacttaacttgcaactctcatgtTGCGCATCTTTTTTTAGTCAACAAATGTTAGATTGGTTGCAAAACTAGCCCCAAGTAATGgctttcctgggtttccctgatggctcagatggtaaagaatctgcctgcaaaacagtagaaccaggtttgatccctgggtcgggaataccccctggaggagggcatggtaatccagtccagtattcttgcctggagaattccatggacggaggagcctggtaggctacagtccatggggttgcaaagagtcagacacgactgagcgactaacacacaatgGTTTTCTGGTATCCACACCTTTTGTAATATTACTTTGCAAGAGATGCAGCCTATTCTTCCCCAACCCTTAAAGCTTTGTGACTTGCTTTTGCCAACAGAATGTGGCAGAAGTCAAACAATGTTATGGATTGAATTATATCCCCTACAAAAAGATGCTAATCCTCCCAGTACTTCAGAATGTGGCCTTATTTGTGAATAGGGTCATTACAGAAGTCATCAACTTAAAATGAGGTTATTAGGGTGGGCCCTAGTGCCATCTGATCAGTGTCctaattaaaagaagaaatttgaaaaCAGACACATGCACTAAAGGAAATGACTTGAAGACACAAGAGAGAAGATGGTCTTCAAGTCAAAGAATTCCAGAAGCTACTGGAAGCTGGGAGAGAGAACTGGAACAGGTCCTTCCCTAATGTCTTCAGAGAGAGTATAACCTTGCCAACACCTTGGTTTCAGTCTCCAGGTCTCCATATCTGTAAAACAATATATTTCCCATTGTTCTAAGCCACCTTTTTG
The sequence above is a segment of the Cervus elaphus chromosome 25, mCerEla1.1, whole genome shotgun sequence genome. Coding sequences within it:
- the CARD6 gene encoding caspase recruitment domain-containing protein 6 isoform X1 codes for the protein MATGSVPSQIIEKERKKLLEILQQDPDCILDTLTSRKLISEEEYEILENITDPLKKSRKLLILVQKKGEVSCQLFLNCLFNTFSQSATICNLNQEILKHEYREPPPPIGASKEDVFLPGEKQPENPEITTSFKEKEGLDLETSEPSTDKETGYQETAWSSKENEKEDNTSKFTSPQSVEITEYEFPATIEYLQDRQRYEEPDDSLYLGQEDYLESVGYSEDANIILEEEAYSDPEGSIYDGREDSVYLGTTEFSDEEQNYEDPETGMSLEEEEEKSMEERKNVFKDVLSCLNLDTSRKLRSDFVKQFSLDRGCTWVPETPSDLAWNFLMKVQALDVTARDSVLRPKVLGEESKGELLTGVENLEIRETETINPLDVLCASLLSSDSSLQREVMSNMYHCWFALPLLLPDAENNRSILMLGAMKDIVKEQSTQSSGGPTGDTEKLLTLMKMPVISFVRLGYCSFSKSRILNALLSPAHLKSHKIFLHQDLPVQVLPRQISDGLVEITWCFPDSSSLSENPSFPQKPVAVANLRGDLESFWTQFGFLMEVSSAVFFFTDCLGEKEWDLLMFLGEAAIERCYFVLSPQARESEEAQVFQRVLKLKPSQLLFWEEEEAGQRGRNMEGLQAALQEVMSSSLRCVSVEDMAPLARELGIQVDQDFENIQGIQVSPSDNLTGTAEDEGSQRHSQSENSSESPAKMSETSCQISPNHQNFHLTPVFIPPLRNFRPLPARVGGNFNRGSLKAPWAMGSRFWLQQSPKSFHPWPFQNTRAHSPGKRFGIQYFQPQRYYSGETFMRFSGPPWRHHMGRTFGRPPRPISQHIPAWPQRPQMMGTLERSGKVDSQGSHLHSLGSRPAGAVGKPGQVSAWGTRPTETVRTFMRTKPHIVNPHHQAFQAAGATQKPRRIASQQGAKLKTQGGPSNPSFQMEFHPMSHSMYLPSSQLKSNQPKSPKVKQSQPKPSQPVPFQPKPTQTKPTQHQAPRAESSPSKPTQPKPCQPQSSQSKPSQPRPTQHKSSHTGPSQAKAYYPRAGPKKGGKH
- the CARD6 gene encoding caspase recruitment domain-containing protein 6 isoform X2 codes for the protein MATGSVPSQIIEKERKKLLEILQQDPDCILDTLTSRKLISEEEYEILENITDPLKKSRKLLILVQKKGEVSCQLFLNCLFNTFSQSATICNLNQVLKHEYREPPPPIGASKEDVFLPGEKQPENPEITTSFKEKEGLDLETSEPSTDKETGYQETAWSSKENEKEDNTSKFTSPQSVEITEYEFPATIEYLQDRQRYEEPDDSLYLGQEDYLESVGYSEDANIILEEEAYSDPEGSIYDGREDSVYLGTTEFSDEEQNYEDPETGMSLEEEEEKSMEERKNVFKDVLSCLNLDTSRKLRSDFVKQFSLDRGCTWVPETPSDLAWNFLMKVQALDVTARDSVLRPKVLGEESKGELLTGVENLEIRETETINPLDVLCASLLSSDSSLQREVMSNMYHCWFALPLLLPDAENNRSILMLGAMKDIVKEQSTQSSGGPTGDTEKLLTLMKMPVISFVRLGYCSFSKSRILNALLSPAHLKSHKIFLHQDLPVQVLPRQISDGLVEITWCFPDSSSLSENPSFPQKPVAVANLRGDLESFWTQFGFLMEVSSAVFFFTDCLGEKEWDLLMFLGEAAIERCYFVLSPQARESEEAQVFQRVLKLKPSQLLFWEEEEAGQRGRNMEGLQAALQEVMSSSLRCVSVEDMAPLARELGIQVDQDFENIQGIQVSPSDNLTGTAEDEGSQRHSQSENSSESPAKMSETSCQISPNHQNFHLTPVFIPPLRNFRPLPARVGGNFNRGSLKAPWAMGSRFWLQQSPKSFHPWPFQNTRAHSPGKRFGIQYFQPQRYYSGETFMRFSGPPWRHHMGRTFGRPPRPISQHIPAWPQRPQMMGTLERSGKVDSQGSHLHSLGSRPAGAVGKPGQVSAWGTRPTETVRTFMRTKPHIVNPHHQAFQAAGATQKPRRIASQQGAKLKTQGGPSNPSFQMEFHPMSHSMYLPSSQLKSNQPKSPKVKQSQPKPSQPVPFQPKPTQTKPTQHQAPRAESSPSKPTQPKPCQPQSSQSKPSQPRPTQHKSSHTGPSQAKAYYPRAGPKKGGKH